A genomic region of Ficedula albicollis isolate OC2 chromosome 12, FicAlb1.5, whole genome shotgun sequence contains the following coding sequences:
- the LOC101811082 gene encoding 2-epi-5-epi-valiolone synthase-like, with translation MAQEPRQTDFQLVRVKSTWSRIKKGESLCNDEDEITHSEAKIGECISKDGISWIIEAPIYFCYKVVETYDILEPSNTTLLWGHITDPQQTELATASKRKLRRFIVIDEVVDKLYGSRVREYFEKNNVQHKILALPTTEETKSMELVLNILHEVQSFSLDRRTEPIIAIGGGVCLDIVGLAASLYRRRTPYIRVPTTLLSYVDASVGAKNGVNFLQCKNKLGGYTPPVASFLDRSFIQSIPRRHISNGLGEILKMALMKHKGLFDLLKNHGKHLLDTKFQSCNGFADHRDAALQTTRIAIETMLEELAPNLWEDDLDRLVDFGHLISPELEMRVLPSLMHGEAVNIDMAYMTYVAHARGLLGAQEKEQILQCMRGLELPLWHGALPLWHGGCSWALIQRALRERLRHGGGQLRMPLPTGLGTADIFNDTSEETLERAYELWVKDCQTVLEEELQAQGDGPAPGLSCLPL, from the exons ATGGCCCAGGAGCCCCGGCAGACGGATTTCCAGCTGGTGAGAGTCAAGAGCACGTGGAGCCGCATCAAGAAAGGAGAATCCCTTTGCAACGATGAGGACGAGATCACTCACTCTGAGGCAAAAAT AGGCGAGTGCATCTCCAAAGATGGGATTTCCTGGATAATTGAAGCTCCCATCTATTTTTGCTACAAAGTGGTAGAAACGTACGACATTCTGGAACCCTCCAACAccactctgctctggggtcACATCACTGACCCCCAGCAAACAGAGCTCGCCACCGCCAGCAAGAGGAAACTGCGGCGCTTCATCGTCATCGACGAGGTCGTCGACAAACTTTACGGCTCCAGAGTCAGAGAGTACTTCGAAAAGAACAATGTCCAGCACAAAATCCTCGCCCTGCCGACCACCGAAGAAACAAAATCCATGGAGCTGGTGCTGAACATCCTGCACGAGGTCCAGAGCTTCAGCCTGGACCGGCGGACGGAGCCCATCATCGCCATCGGCGGCGGCGTGTGCCTGGACATCGTCGGCCTCGCCGCGTCGCTCTACCGGAGACGCACGCCCTACATTCGGGTCCCCACCACCCTCCTCTCCTACGTGGATGCCAGCGTGGGGGCAAAGAATGGGGTGAACTTTCTGCAGTGTAAGAACAAGCTCGGGGGCTACACACCCCCCGTGGCGAGTTTCCTGGATAGATCCTTCATCCAGAGCATCCCCCGGCGACACATCTCCAACGGCCTCGGGGAAATTTTAAAG ATGGCCCTCATGAAACACAAAGGGCTGTTTGACCTGCTGAAGAACCATGGCAAACACCTATTGGACACAAAGTTCCAGTCCTGCAATGGCTTTGCTGACCACAGGGACGCTGCACTGCAGACTACCAGGATTGCCATTGAAACCATGCTGGAAGAGCTGGCTCCCAACCTCTGGGAGGATGACCTGGACAGACTGGTTGATTTTGGTCACCTTATTagcccagagctggaaatg AGGGTGCTGCCGTCGCTGATGCACGGGGAGGCCGTCAACATCGACATGGCCTACATGACCTACGTGGCGCACGCGCGGGGCCTGCTGGGCGcgcaggagaaggagcagatcCTGCAGTGCATGAGGGGCCTGGAGCTGCCGCTCTGGCacggcg ccctgccgctCTGGCACGGCGGCTGCAGCTGGGCCCTGATCCAGAGAGCGCTGCGGGAGCGCCTCCGCCACGGCGGGGGACAGCTGCGGATGCCGCTGCCCACCGGCCTCGGCACGGCAG ACATATTCAATGACACCAGCGAAGAGACCCTGGAAAGAGCATACGAGCTGTGGGTCAAGGACTGCCAGacagtgctggaggaggagctgcaagCCCAAGGTGATGGCCCTGCCCCAGGCCTGAGCTGTTTGCCACTGTAA